One genomic region from Marinomonas maritima encodes:
- the purD gene encoding phosphoribosylamine--glycine ligase, with the protein MKVLIIGNGGREHALAWKTAESSQVEKIFVAPGNAGSAMENKVENVNIGVTDIDALVAFAKKEAIDLTIVGPEAPLVIGVVDAFEKEGLAIFGPTAAAAQLEGSKAFTKDFLARHNIPTAAYGNFTEIAPAVAYIKQQGAPIVVKADGLAAGKGVILAQTEAEAIEAVEDMLQGNAFGDAGSRVVIEEFLTGEEASFICMVDGETVLPMATSQDHKARDNGDLGPNTGGMGAYSPAPVVTPEIHDRIMSEVIMPTVRGMNAEGNRYRGFLYAGVMIAADGTPKTLEYNCRFGDPETQPIMMRLRSDLAQMCLAAINGKLDTVKADWDPRASLGVVLAAGGYPADYPKGDVITGYDAALPAHQKVFQAGTTMKDGKVVTNGGRVLCAVSLGDTVAEAQAGAYDVVNKISWNKVYFRTDIGHRAITREQK; encoded by the coding sequence ATGAAAGTTCTTATTATTGGTAATGGCGGTCGTGAACATGCTTTGGCATGGAAGACGGCAGAATCAAGCCAAGTAGAAAAGATTTTTGTTGCGCCAGGTAATGCTGGCTCAGCAATGGAAAACAAAGTAGAAAACGTCAATATCGGTGTGACCGACATTGACGCGCTCGTGGCATTTGCTAAAAAAGAAGCCATCGATCTAACCATTGTTGGTCCTGAAGCACCGTTGGTTATCGGTGTTGTCGATGCGTTTGAAAAGGAAGGCTTAGCAATCTTTGGCCCAACCGCTGCCGCAGCGCAACTGGAAGGCTCTAAAGCCTTCACCAAAGACTTCTTAGCACGTCACAACATCCCAACAGCGGCGTACGGAAACTTCACTGAAATTGCGCCAGCTGTGGCTTACATCAAACAGCAAGGCGCGCCAATCGTTGTAAAAGCCGATGGCTTAGCCGCTGGCAAAGGCGTTATTTTGGCGCAAACAGAAGCCGAAGCAATCGAAGCCGTTGAAGACATGCTACAAGGCAATGCCTTTGGCGATGCAGGCAGCCGTGTGGTTATCGAAGAATTTTTAACCGGCGAAGAAGCCAGCTTCATTTGCATGGTTGATGGCGAAACTGTTCTGCCAATGGCCACCAGCCAAGATCATAAAGCGCGTGACAATGGCGATTTAGGCCCAAACACTGGCGGCATGGGCGCTTACTCTCCAGCTCCAGTTGTTACACCAGAAATTCATGATCGCATCATGAGCGAAGTGATTATGCCAACAGTAAGAGGCATGAACGCGGAAGGCAATCGCTACCGTGGTTTCTTATACGCTGGCGTAATGATTGCGGCAGATGGCACACCAAAGACACTGGAATACAACTGTCGTTTTGGCGATCCAGAAACACAACCTATCATGATGCGTTTGCGTTCTGATTTGGCTCAAATGTGTTTGGCGGCGATCAATGGCAAGCTAGACACGGTCAAAGCCGATTGGGACCCTCGTGCAAGCTTAGGCGTTGTTCTTGCGGCTGGCGGTTATCCTGCCGATTACCCAAAAGGCGATGTCATCACAGGTTATGATGCCGCACTGCCGGCTCATCAAAAAGTATTTCAAGCGGGTACGACAATGAAAGACGGCAAGGTCGTAACAAATGGCGGCCGTGTGCTTTGCGCTGTTTCACTTGGCGACACCGTTGCAGAAGCCCAAGCGGGTGCATACGACGTTGTTAATAAGATATCTTGGAACAAAGTGTATTTCCGCACAGACATTGGCCACCGCGCTATTACTCGCGAGCAAAAATAA
- the coq7 gene encoding 2-polyprenyl-3-methyl-6-methoxy-1,4-benzoquinone monooxygenase codes for MISFLDKAVLHFDRALQTLVPHAAQAKRPSPANQVDEAELNQDERKHSSGLMRINHTGEVCAQALYAGQATTAKLATVRKEMEHAADEEIDHLVWCEQRLYELGSKPSILNPLFYGASFVIGAGAGLISDKLSLGFVAATEDQVCIHLQQHMATLPSLDEKSKAILTQMHIDEAKHKAMALEAGGYEFPRPIMTIMTQVSKVMTTTTYRV; via the coding sequence ATGATCTCTTTTCTAGACAAAGCCGTATTACATTTTGACCGCGCACTGCAAACACTGGTTCCACACGCAGCACAGGCAAAACGACCTTCTCCTGCAAATCAGGTTGATGAAGCGGAACTGAATCAGGATGAACGTAAGCATTCATCAGGTCTAATGAGAATTAACCATACTGGTGAAGTGTGTGCTCAAGCGCTATACGCAGGACAAGCCACTACGGCAAAACTGGCCACAGTTCGCAAAGAAATGGAACACGCGGCTGACGAAGAAATAGATCACCTTGTTTGGTGTGAGCAACGTCTTTATGAGCTTGGTAGCAAGCCCAGCATTTTAAATCCATTATTTTATGGTGCGTCATTTGTGATTGGTGCTGGGGCTGGACTCATTAGTGATAAATTAAGCTTAGGCTTTGTTGCCGCCACTGAAGATCAGGTCTGCATTCACCTTCAACAGCATATGGCGACACTGCCGTCACTGGATGAAAAGAGCAAAGCAATATTGACACAAATGCACATAGATGAAGCCAAGCATAAAGCCATGGCACTAGAGGCTGGCGGTTACGAGTTTCCAAGACCGATTATGACCATCATGACCCAAGTATCCAAAGTCATGACCACAACAACTTACCGAGTTTAA
- a CDS encoding 7TMR-DISM family protein yields the protein MLYRLILLFFICISNTVWSANTIAIIDDTNSAFNIGHSGSYFIDNAQTLSFSDIASDKYAKRFRPINRDYLQFGLVKGNIWIRTDIAIRTTSNTPVLLEVNSPRLQYLDIYLPNLYESQVQAELGGARPYKNRKIQTPNYVFPIPTNTPPVFTLYLRLSSYLPINAEIELKTLSNMSLDNQKNLTFTGVLIGILLALFVCNVFFFIKTSRSMYLIYGVFLLGIATLHLTLHDQVSQLFPNQINVQERIYNLAALSCLCAIAFFSRLYLDTKEHLPKMDKVLITIGAIAALCAIIFTISPEKINVMALSFLIVSTLVMLTVHAIVAFIKSVPFSGYYLVARLTLLTGHFAWLMSVYGIIPSATLFQWGLTVTIIIEAMIHFTGMIAQTTPSLQRLAKKTKHSQTEMTDLLSDLSSRLRRQINIIGGGLSHLEQAATSNDTKLFLNSSMTANNNLKNLIERIELLNDIKESTPPEQAAPLLLSQLIDNAYNNVQRLDQDNTLIDLNTYKTDQVEILRNAPILQHLIESLAQEFKHFTDQTLTINITRHEVNREGITLLELSCYPLPARVYANTTSFDLGIHYITHLIQHLKGEMHLSEGGLTRTINIQIPIRAHIRPLNNHFIQQNQLDIILFGQEDNDLQKALTLLQSHANRIEHFVTLESLLEHLGLPEKREAGSIILIFDNGGNIPHVTQQRLIPLMRYEDQCLLISNNVKMSLDYAKKLGFNELLACSELESQLEQMLLRLIQKGDRLKNASLSRVKPLRKTP from the coding sequence TTGCTTTATCGATTGATTTTACTATTTTTTATCTGCATCTCCAACACAGTATGGAGCGCAAACACCATAGCCATTATTGATGACACAAACAGTGCGTTCAATATTGGCCACAGTGGCTCTTATTTTATCGATAACGCTCAAACCCTTTCTTTTAGTGACATTGCCTCTGACAAGTACGCCAAGCGATTTCGCCCTATTAATCGTGATTATTTGCAGTTTGGGCTGGTAAAGGGAAATATTTGGATTCGTACAGATATTGCGATACGAACCACCAGCAATACACCAGTATTACTGGAAGTAAATTCTCCTCGACTACAATACCTAGACATTTATCTGCCTAATTTATACGAAAGTCAGGTTCAAGCCGAACTGGGTGGCGCACGACCTTATAAGAATAGAAAAATCCAAACACCAAATTATGTTTTTCCTATTCCAACCAACACACCACCAGTTTTCACCTTGTATCTAAGGCTATCATCTTATTTGCCCATCAATGCTGAAATAGAATTAAAAACGCTCTCGAACATGAGTCTAGATAATCAAAAAAATCTGACTTTCACTGGAGTTTTGATTGGAATATTACTGGCGTTATTTGTTTGCAATGTGTTCTTTTTCATAAAAACATCACGCTCTATGTATCTTATATATGGTGTATTTTTGCTTGGTATCGCTACTTTACACCTAACCCTTCACGATCAAGTATCGCAACTGTTTCCTAATCAAATCAATGTTCAAGAACGGATATACAACTTAGCAGCACTGTCCTGCTTATGCGCGATTGCCTTCTTTTCCAGACTTTATCTTGACACCAAAGAACATCTACCAAAAATGGATAAGGTATTAATCACTATCGGTGCCATTGCGGCTTTATGCGCCATTATTTTTACTATTTCACCAGAAAAAATTAATGTCATGGCCCTCTCTTTTTTGATCGTTAGCACACTTGTCATGCTAACCGTACACGCCATTGTTGCCTTCATCAAAAGCGTTCCCTTTTCTGGATATTATCTGGTGGCTCGACTGACACTGCTTACAGGTCATTTTGCTTGGCTCATGTCAGTCTATGGCATCATTCCAAGCGCAACATTATTTCAATGGGGTTTAACCGTTACCATCATTATCGAAGCCATGATTCATTTCACCGGTATGATTGCGCAAACAACACCATCGCTACAAAGACTTGCAAAAAAAACAAAGCACTCACAAACAGAAATGACAGATCTTTTGTCGGATCTTTCTAGTCGCCTACGCCGCCAAATCAATATTATTGGAGGTGGGCTTTCTCATCTTGAGCAAGCAGCGACATCCAACGACACCAAGCTTTTTCTTAACAGCAGCATGACGGCCAATAACAACCTAAAAAATCTGATAGAACGAATTGAGCTATTAAATGATATAAAGGAAAGCACCCCACCCGAGCAAGCCGCGCCATTACTACTAAGTCAGTTAATAGACAATGCTTATAATAATGTGCAACGCTTAGACCAAGACAACACTTTAATAGACCTAAATACGTACAAGACAGATCAAGTTGAAATATTACGCAACGCTCCCATCTTACAGCACCTAATTGAAAGCCTCGCGCAAGAATTCAAACACTTCACAGACCAAACTCTCACCATCAACATTACACGTCACGAAGTAAACCGAGAGGGCATTACTTTATTAGAACTCAGTTGCTACCCGCTTCCTGCGCGAGTGTACGCGAACACCACAAGCTTCGATCTTGGAATACACTACATCACACACCTAATACAGCATTTAAAGGGAGAAATGCATTTATCTGAAGGAGGCCTTACGCGTACCATAAATATCCAAATACCTATTCGCGCGCACATTCGCCCCTTAAACAACCATTTCATTCAGCAAAATCAGCTTGATATCATACTATTTGGTCAAGAAGACAATGACCTTCAAAAAGCCCTTACGCTGCTACAGAGCCACGCCAACCGAATAGAGCATTTTGTTACCCTAGAAAGTTTATTAGAGCATTTGGGACTGCCTGAAAAAAGAGAGGCTGGTTCCATTATTTTGATATTTGATAACGGGGGGAACATTCCTCATGTTACTCAGCAAAGACTTATTCCTTTAATGCGCTATGAAGATCAGTGCCTACTGATCAGCAACAATGTTAAAATGTCGCTCGATTATGCAAAAAAACTTGGCTTTAATGAATTGCTAGCTTGCTCTGAATTAGAAAGCCAGCTTGAACAAATGCTTTTACGCTTAATACAGAAGGGAGACAGATTAAAGAACGCATCATTGTCTCGGGTCAAGCCTTTGCGCAAAACACCTTGA
- a CDS encoding heparan-alpha-glucosaminide N-acetyltransferase: protein MMAELPLHYSPWTSMQTSSINKPAKRSVFLDVYRGSAVLLMIIFHFCWDLRHFGFTEFSVYDPFWIHFRSLILTLFLTAIGWSTYISLTNTKRPSFWKRDLKLLISAGTISLATYLAMPNQWIYFGILHFIFVASLLIRPIARWPLGCALLGAAIMFMYHSTDWLFFPNAFSTITDYIALPKRTLDIVFPFPWIGVVLIGPLLGYLNLHKCPTPDHFLTTFLTFMGRYALPIYLIHQVFLFALVASVKMVLTF from the coding sequence ATGATGGCCGAACTTCCATTACATTATTCACCTTGGACTTCAATGCAAACCTCTTCTATTAATAAGCCAGCAAAACGTAGTGTGTTTTTAGATGTTTACCGCGGTTCAGCCGTTTTATTAATGATCATTTTTCATTTTTGCTGGGACTTACGTCATTTTGGTTTCACCGAGTTTTCAGTTTATGATCCTTTTTGGATTCATTTTCGCAGCCTGATACTCACATTATTTCTTACCGCGATTGGTTGGTCTACTTACATCTCACTAACCAATACCAAGCGTCCATCATTTTGGAAACGAGATCTCAAACTGCTTATTTCTGCTGGAACCATTTCGCTGGCAACCTATCTTGCCATGCCAAACCAATGGATCTACTTCGGTATTCTGCATTTTATCTTTGTGGCTTCATTACTAATCAGACCTATTGCTAGGTGGCCACTGGGTTGTGCCCTACTAGGGGCAGCCATTATGTTTATGTATCATTCTACAGACTGGCTCTTTTTCCCAAATGCCTTCTCTACAATAACGGACTATATCGCCCTACCAAAAAGAACTCTCGATATTGTGTTTCCCTTCCCATGGATAGGTGTAGTTTTAATTGGACCTCTACTAGGCTATTTAAATTTACATAAGTGCCCCACTCCAGACCATTTCCTGACGACTTTTTTGACGTTTATGGGACGCTATGCTTTGCCTATCTATCTAATTCATCAGGTGTTTTTATTTGCCTTAGTCGCTTCGGTAAAAATGGTGCTGACGTTTTAA
- a CDS encoding alpha-ketoglutarate-dependent dioxygenase AlkB family protein: MEVRPSYRYSFSSSSLQLSVPLLKLNLLWERESLKMFGRDVLVPRQVAFIADEGICYRYTGKDHHGEGWPDWLLLAKKEAEKLANQSFNSVLLNWYQHGEEYMGWHSDDEKQLGPAPVVAMLSFGVKRPFVFRLKENHKVKHSVEVEDGSWLIMSSSTQVLWQHSLPVRKKIKEERISLTFRLLL; this comes from the coding sequence ATGGAAGTTCGGCCATCATACCGATACTCATTTTCTAGCTCAAGCCTACAACTTAGTGTGCCATTACTTAAGTTGAATTTGCTATGGGAAAGAGAAAGTCTAAAGATGTTTGGACGTGACGTATTGGTGCCAAGGCAAGTCGCGTTTATTGCCGACGAGGGCATATGTTATCGCTATACAGGTAAGGACCATCATGGTGAGGGTTGGCCTGATTGGCTATTGCTTGCAAAAAAAGAGGCCGAGAAACTGGCTAACCAATCTTTTAATTCTGTACTGCTGAACTGGTATCAACATGGTGAAGAGTATATGGGGTGGCATTCAGATGATGAGAAACAGCTAGGCCCAGCGCCCGTTGTGGCTATGTTGAGTTTTGGCGTGAAGAGACCCTTCGTGTTTCGTTTAAAGGAAAATCATAAGGTTAAACACAGTGTGGAGGTAGAAGACGGAAGCTGGCTAATTATGTCCTCTTCTACGCAAGTACTATGGCAACACTCATTGCCTGTAAGAAAGAAAATTAAAGAGGAGCGAATCAGTTTAACGTTTCGCCTCTTACTTTAA
- a CDS encoding histidine triad nucleotide-binding protein, whose amino-acid sequence MDCLFCKIVSGDIPAKILYEDDDVIAFEDIMPQAPSHFLVIPKRHISTLNDLTDDDAPVVGKLQITAAKIAKQKGISDAGYRVAMNCNEMGGQTVYHIHMHVLGGRVMTWPPG is encoded by the coding sequence ATGGACTGTTTATTTTGCAAAATAGTGAGTGGCGACATTCCAGCAAAAATTTTATATGAAGACGACGATGTTATTGCCTTCGAAGATATTATGCCGCAAGCACCAAGCCATTTTCTGGTCATTCCTAAGCGTCATATTAGTACGCTAAACGATTTAACAGATGACGATGCGCCTGTCGTTGGCAAGCTACAGATTACTGCAGCAAAAATTGCGAAACAAAAAGGCATCAGTGACGCCGGCTATCGTGTTGCGATGAACTGCAACGAAATGGGTGGACAAACTGTCTACCATATTCACATGCATGTATTAGGTGGCCGGGTGATGACATGGCCTCCAGGTTAA
- the pdxH gene encoding pyridoxamine 5'-phosphate oxidase, with translation MNRDLHSIRRDYQFDDLLEEQSGNDPLALFDTWLEKAIEVCPDDPTSMVFSSVDADGWPHSRVVLLKQRNEFGFSFFTNYDSEKAQQLANNNKACMTFFWPALSRQIRVEGTIEKVSREISETYFASRPRGSQLAARTSKQSAVIENRDVLQKAFNAEEQAFNEQDIPCPENWGGYVLKPKFIEFWQGRPSRLHDRICFILDSDQWIKVRKAP, from the coding sequence ATGAACAGAGATCTTCACTCTATTCGTCGTGACTATCAATTCGACGATCTTCTAGAAGAGCAATCAGGCAACGACCCACTTGCTCTATTTGATACTTGGCTCGAAAAAGCCATTGAAGTCTGTCCTGACGACCCTACCTCGATGGTATTTAGCTCAGTCGATGCCGATGGTTGGCCTCATTCTCGTGTGGTTTTGTTAAAACAAAGAAACGAATTCGGCTTTTCTTTTTTTACTAACTACGACAGTGAAAAAGCACAACAGCTGGCTAACAACAATAAAGCCTGCATGACTTTTTTTTGGCCTGCACTCTCTCGCCAAATTCGTGTCGAAGGCACCATCGAAAAAGTTTCTCGGGAAATATCTGAAACCTATTTCGCCAGTCGTCCGCGCGGCAGCCAACTCGCCGCTCGAACCTCAAAACAAAGCGCCGTCATCGAAAATCGAGACGTGTTACAAAAAGCGTTTAATGCAGAAGAACAAGCCTTCAATGAGCAAGACATACCTTGCCCAGAAAACTGGGGGGGCTATGTACTGAAGCCTAAATTTATTGAGTTTTGGCAAGGCCGACCAAGCCGCCTGCATGATCGAATTTGTTTTATACTAGACAGCGATCAATGGATTAAAGTCCGCAAAGCACCTTAA